The genomic segment CCCGATCGCGGGCGCGCTCAGGTCTGGAACAAGGGCATCGACGTTCGTGACCGGATGCGCCACGATCTTCTCGATCGCCGCATAGCACCTCAATACCTCCGCGTTCGCATGCACGAGATCCGATCGCGCCGCGTCCGCACCGGCTTGCGCTTCGTTCAGGTCGACGATCGTGGCGGCGCCGAGACTGAAACCGCGCTGGCTGATGGCCAGTTGTTCGTCGAGCGTGCGGACATGCTCATGCGCGAGGGCACGTTGGTCTTGCGCGGCGAGCGCGTCCAGATAGGCCTGGGTGGCGCGCAGAAGCAGATCCTGCCGTGCCGCCGCAAGCCCGAAGCCGGCGGCTATCGCACCGAGCTTGCCTTCCTGATAAGACTGCCAGTCATCCCACTTGAAAACGGCTTGATTGAGCGACAGGCTCGTGCCCAGTGTCGAATAAGATTCGGCAGGCTTGCCCGGAACAAAAATTCCGTTGCGGAAGACGGACTGACTCAGTTCCAGATGAGGTAATAACGCCGCTCTTGCTTCCGGCTCTTTCTGTATCGCCGCGCGAAACTGCGCTTCGGCGCTCGCGAATCGGGCGTCATGCTGTGCAGCTTCCTGCAAAACCTCGGATAGGCTTTCGGCCGAACAAGGTTGTGCTGTCAGCATCATCTGTAGTCCTGATATAAACACAAGGCACTTGACGCAAAGCGCTCCAACTATTGTTCGTTTCATGCCCTTTAGTCTCGATAGTGAACGTTGTCTTGAACGCTCCCCAATTCACCACCGCGACTATGCCGCACCCGCTTGCTCTGTGGCCCTAATCCAAATCCGAATTAAATGGTTAATGAATTAGCAAGGTTTCTTGCATTTTAATTCCGCGCATTGCCTTCGCTATATGGATCTGAAAGTTCTTGATTTGCGAGAAAAATATTGGCGTGCCGGATGCGGCACGCGCTTCTCTCACACCGCGCGCTTCAACGCCTGATCAAAATCAGCGATGAGATCGTCGGTATCCTCGATGCCCGCCGACAGCCGCAACATGCCGTCCGAAATGCCCATCGACTTGCGCACTTCGGGGCCGGCCTCGAAGAAGATCGTCGGCGCGACGGGGATGATCAGCGTGCGCGTATCGCCGAGGCCGGTCGCCTTGACCGGCAATTGCAGCGCATTGACCACTTCGATCATGCGCTCGGCATTGCGCAACTCGAACGACAGCAGCCACGACGCGCCCTTGAACAGCGTCTGCGCGATCTCATACTGCGGATGACTCTTCAGCCCCGGATAGAACACGCGCCCGATGGCCTCGTGCCGTTCCAGAAACTGCGCGAGGGCGAGCGCGTTCTCGCTGCACTTCGCGACGCGCAGCGCGAGCGTTTCCGCGCCCATCGCGATCGAATGCGCCTGCTCCGACGACAGCGACGCGCCCATGTCGCGCAGGCCCTTCTTGCGAATCTGCAGAAGGCCTTGCTCCTTCGACGGCGAGCGCCGGTATTCATCGGCGATGTTCGGATACGCGCTCCAGTCGAACAGGCCCGTGTCCGTCACCGCGCCGCCGAGCGCCGCGCCATGCCCGGCGATGGTCTTCGTGAGCGAATTGACGACGAGACTCGCGCCGACCGTTTTCGGCCTGAACAGCGCAGGCGACGTGATCGTGTTGTCGACGACATACGCGAGCCCGCGCTCGCCGCACAGCTCGCCGATGCCCTTCAGATCGGGAATCTGCGTGCCCGGATTGGCGATGGTTTCGACGAACACCATGCGCGTGTTCGGCTTGATCGCGTTCGCGACGTTTTCGGCGGAGGTGGCATCGACCATCGTCACTTCGATGCCGAGCGTTCGCAGCGTGCCGAAAAGGCTGTTGGTGTTGCCGAACACGTAGCGGCTCGACACGAGATGATCGCCCGCGCGCAGCAGCGTGAGGAACACGGCAGTCAGCCCCGCCATGCCGGTGCTGAAGCAGATCGACCCGACGCCTTCTTCGAGACTCGTGATCTTGCGTTCGAGCGCGGCCGTAGTGGGCGTGCCCTGACGCGCGTAGTTGAAGCCGCCCTTCTTCGTGCCTTGGAACACGCCGATCAGATCCTCCACGCGCTCGAATCCGTACTGGACCGATGTGTGGATCGCCTGGCGCACGCCGCCGTGCTCGACGCCGACGATTCTGTCGCCGTGAACGATGCCTGTGGTGAAGCCTTGCTTGTCCATCCCTTCTCCGCTACGTCGAAAACGCAAAACATCGATTTTGCACGATCTGCGCCCGTTCATGGCGTTATCGCGCGACGGGAACGTGTGTTGCTCGCCGCTTCATCGAAAAAGCGCACACTCGCATGTCGCCGCGAACGCGGCATGCCCCAACCAGGAGCCCTTTCTCATGGCTTACGAACTTCATTACTGGGACGGATTGCAGGGCCGCGGCGAATTCGTGCGGCTCGCGCTGGAAGATGCCGGGGCGCAGTACATCGATGTCGCGCGCGCATCGAACGGCACGAACGCGATGATGAAAGTCCTGAACAGCAAGACCGAGGCGCATATCCCGTTCGCGCCGCCGTTCCTGAAGGACGGCGAGCTGATCGTGGCGCACGTCGCCAATATCCTTCTCTATCTCGGGCCGAAGCTCGGACTCGCGCCGAAGGACGAAGGCCTGCGCTACGTCGCGCACGGCGTGCAACTGACGATCGCCGATTTCGTGACCGAAGTGCACGACACGCATCATCCGCTCGCCACCGATCTCTACTACGAAGATCAGAAGGACGCCGCGAAAATCCGCACGCGGAGTTTTCTCGACAAGCGCGTGCCCAAGTTCATGAACTATTTCGAGCGCGTGCTGAAGCAGAATCCGCACGGCGACACGCAGATGATCGGCGATATCACGACTTACGTGGATCTTTCGATCTTTCAGATCGTCGATGGGCTGCACTACGCCTTCCCGCGCGCGATGAAAAAGTTCGGCACGCAGTATCCGCGCGTCGCGGCGATTCACGACGCGGTGCTGCAAAGACCGAATATCGCGGCGTATGTCGATTCGCAACGGCGCATCCCCTTCAACGAATCGGGCATTTTCAGGCACTATCCCGAACTCGATCAGGACGCGTGAAACCCCCACGCAAACTCAGGAGCCAGCATGGTAGAAACGATTCCTTCCTTCGGTCTCGGCACGTTTCGCGTCGACGCCGCGAAGACCACGAACGCCGTAAAAAGCGCGTTGCAGATCGGCTATCGGCATATCGACACCGCGCAGTACTACAACAACGAAGCCGCCGTCGGCCAGGGCGTGCGCGAGTCGGACGTGCCGCGCGACGACATCTGGGTCACGACGAAAGTCTGGTGGGAGCGGCTTTCGCGCGATGCGCTCGTCGCAAGCCTGAAGGACAGTCACGCGAAGCTCGATATCGGCACGATCGATCTCGCGCTCGTGCACTGGCCGTCGCCCGACAGCGCGGTGCCGATCGCCGAAACGCTCGCGGCGATGCAGGAAGCGCAGAAGCTCGGGTTGATCCGTCATTTCGGCGTGTCGAACTTCACCGCGCCGCTGCTCGAAGAAGCGCTGAAGGCGCCGGGCGGCAAGGACATCGTCACGAACCAGTTCGAAGTGAGCCCGTTTCTCGCGAACCGCAAGCTCGTCGAGGCGACGCAGCAGCTCGGCGTGAAGGTGAC from the Caballeronia sp. NK8 genome contains:
- a CDS encoding cystathionine gamma-synthase family protein produces the protein MDKQGFTTGIVHGDRIVGVEHGGVRQAIHTSVQYGFERVEDLIGVFQGTKKGGFNYARQGTPTTAALERKITSLEEGVGSICFSTGMAGLTAVFLTLLRAGDHLVSSRYVFGNTNSLFGTLRTLGIEVTMVDATSAENVANAIKPNTRMVFVETIANPGTQIPDLKGIGELCGERGLAYVVDNTITSPALFRPKTVGASLVVNSLTKTIAGHGAALGGAVTDTGLFDWSAYPNIADEYRRSPSKEQGLLQIRKKGLRDMGASLSSEQAHSIAMGAETLALRVAKCSENALALAQFLERHEAIGRVFYPGLKSHPQYEIAQTLFKGASWLLSFELRNAERMIEVVNALQLPVKATGLGDTRTLIIPVAPTIFFEAGPEVRKSMGISDGMLRLSAGIEDTDDLIADFDQALKRAV
- a CDS encoding glutathione S-transferase codes for the protein MAYELHYWDGLQGRGEFVRLALEDAGAQYIDVARASNGTNAMMKVLNSKTEAHIPFAPPFLKDGELIVAHVANILLYLGPKLGLAPKDEGLRYVAHGVQLTIADFVTEVHDTHHPLATDLYYEDQKDAAKIRTRSFLDKRVPKFMNYFERVLKQNPHGDTQMIGDITTYVDLSIFQIVDGLHYAFPRAMKKFGTQYPRVAAIHDAVLQRPNIAAYVDSQRRIPFNESGIFRHYPELDQDA
- a CDS encoding aldo/keto reductase is translated as MVETIPSFGLGTFRVDAAKTTNAVKSALQIGYRHIDTAQYYNNEAAVGQGVRESDVPRDDIWVTTKVWWERLSRDALVASLKDSHAKLDIGTIDLALVHWPSPDSAVPIAETLAAMQEAQKLGLIRHFGVSNFTAPLLEEALKAPGGKDIVTNQFEVSPFLANRKLVEATQQLGVKVTAYMPLGEGRAHTDATLKAIADKHGATPAQVTFAWLLSRDIVVLSASTNPAHQQANWDAQKLRLDADDIAKIDALDEGKRHANPPFAPKW